In Deltaproteobacteria bacterium CG11_big_fil_rev_8_21_14_0_20_49_13, a genomic segment contains:
- a CDS encoding molecular chaperone DnaK produces the protein MGKMIGIDLGTTNSVVSIMEGSQPKILVNEEGDRLTPSVVAWTKESEILVGKIAKRQAIVNPENTVYSIKRFMGRKYDEVPEEIRMVPYKVFKDDNGDAMVQINDKKLSPPEISAHVLRKLKKAAEDYLGETVTDAVITVPAYFNDSQRQATKDAGQIAGLNVKRIVNEPTAAALAYGLDKKKDETIAVFDFGGGTFDVSILDVGQNVVEVVSTNGDTHLGGDNIDQRLMEHFIAEFKKDTGIDVSHDKMVLQRLREAAEKAKIELSNVTETEVNLPFLTADQTGPKHFVMKMNRAKFESLVDDILQRTLEPCKKALADAGKKPSEIDEVVLVGGSIRIPKVQEMVKNYFGKEPHKGVNPDEVVAAGAAVQAGVLAGDVKDVLLLDVTPLSLGIETLGGVMTKLIERNTTIPTRKSQIFSTAADSQASVEIHVLQGEREMGADNRTLGRFILDGIPPAPRGVPQIEVTFDIDANGIVHVTAKDKATNKEQHITITASSGLDKNDIDGIVKSAKEHESDDKKRREEIDVRNQADALVYNTEKVLKENREKVPVGDAKAIDDAIADCKKAIEAKEIAGIKSAMEKLTAASHKMAEAMYKAGASQPGAGGTPGAEGEPKKEGGDGEDKKKDEKVVDAEFTETKE, from the coding sequence ATGGGAAAAATGATAGGCATAGACCTTGGAACGACCAACTCGGTCGTCTCAATAATGGAGGGCAGCCAGCCCAAGATCTTGGTAAATGAAGAGGGTGACAGGTTAACCCCTTCTGTTGTCGCGTGGACCAAAGAGAGCGAAATTCTCGTTGGAAAAATAGCCAAACGTCAGGCCATAGTCAACCCCGAGAACACGGTTTACTCCATCAAGCGTTTCATGGGTCGCAAGTATGATGAGGTTCCGGAAGAGATCAGGATGGTCCCCTACAAGGTCTTCAAGGACGATAACGGCGACGCGATGGTCCAGATAAACGACAAGAAGCTGTCTCCTCCGGAAATTTCTGCTCATGTCCTTCGTAAACTCAAAAAAGCGGCCGAAGATTATCTTGGCGAAACGGTAACGGACGCTGTTATCACCGTTCCCGCCTATTTCAACGACAGCCAGCGCCAGGCAACAAAGGACGCCGGTCAAATCGCCGGGCTAAATGTCAAGCGTATTGTCAACGAACCTACGGCGGCGGCGCTTGCTTATGGTCTAGACAAGAAAAAAGATGAAACAATAGCGGTCTTCGATTTTGGCGGCGGCACCTTCGATGTTTCCATATTGGATGTCGGCCAGAACGTTGTCGAGGTCGTGTCGACCAACGGCGACACGCATCTTGGCGGTGACAACATAGATCAGCGCCTAATGGAACATTTCATTGCCGAGTTCAAGAAGGATACCGGCATAGATGTGAGCCACGACAAAATGGTGCTTCAGCGTTTAAGGGAAGCGGCCGAAAAGGCTAAGATCGAGCTTTCGAACGTCACGGAGACAGAGGTTAACCTCCCCTTCTTAACCGCCGATCAGACGGGACCTAAGCACTTTGTTATGAAGATGAACCGTGCCAAGTTCGAATCGCTTGTCGACGACATCCTTCAGAGGACTCTTGAACCCTGCAAAAAGGCGCTGGCCGACGCGGGAAAGAAACCCTCTGAAATAGACGAAGTCGTGCTCGTTGGCGGTTCCATCCGCATCCCCAAGGTTCAGGAGATGGTCAAAAACTACTTTGGCAAAGAGCCTCACAAAGGCGTCAATCCGGACGAAGTGGTCGCCGCAGGCGCTGCGGTACAAGCAGGCGTTCTTGCCGGTGATGTAAAGGACGTACTGTTGCTCGACGTAACTCCACTTTCTCTCGGTATCGAGACCCTGGGCGGAGTGATGACAAAACTTATCGAACGCAACACCACTATCCCGACAAGAAAGAGCCAGATATTCTCAACGGCCGCAGACAGCCAGGCAAGCGTTGAGATACACGTCCTTCAGGGAGAACGCGAAATGGGAGCCGACAACAGGACCCTGGGCCGCTTTATTCTGGACGGTATCCCTCCTGCACCGCGCGGCGTGCCGCAGATCGAAGTTACATTTGACATCGACGCCAACGGTATCGTCCATGTTACCGCAAAGGACAAGGCCACGAACAAGGAACAGCATATAACCATTACCGCGTCGAGCGGACTTGACAAGAACGATATCGACGGTATCGTTAAAAGCGCCAAGGAACATGAATCGGACGATAAAAAACGACGTGAAGAAATAGACGTAAGGAACCAGGCAGACGCCCTCGTCTATAACACCGAAAAGGTATTGAAAGAGAACAGGGAAAAAGTGCCGGTAGGTGACGCAAAGGCGATAGACGACGCTATAGCCGACTGCAAGAAGGCCATCGAGGCAAAGGAGATAGCAGGTATCAAGAGCGCGATGGAAAAACTAACGGCCGCCAGCCACAAGATGGCCGAGGCAATGTATAAAGCCGGCGCTTCCCAGCCGGGAGCAGGCGGAACGCCGGGAGCCGAAGGCGAACCGAAAAAAGAAGGCGGAGACGGCGAAGACAAGAAGAAGGACGAAAAGGTCGTTGACGCCGAATTCACGGAAACTAAAGAATAA